A single genomic interval of Rosistilla ulvae harbors:
- the arsA gene encoding arsenical pump-driving ATPase — protein MDHLQNATRNLFFTGKGGVGKTSLASATAVQLAESGQRVLLVSTDPASNLDEVLGTALGNEPTAIPDVANLYGMNIDPEAAANAYRERMVGPYRGVLPDAAVKSMEEQFSGSCTVEIAAFDEFSKLLGDPSATAEFDHVIFDTAPTGHTLRLLTLPSAWSGFMESSVSGTSCLGPLAGLQAQQAIYKRTVAALSDATATTLVLVTRPEASAFNEAARTSVELRKLGVSNQHLIINGLFQCEDESGSDPIATALQRRGEAAIAAMPDTAKELPRSIVPWSWAGLMGIEALRNVGRPAEAEVATDQSPAPIESFPDGLESLLDDLAAPGHGVILAMGKGGVGKTTVASAVAVALAQRGLQVHLSTTDPAAHVTAMLAADQLPGLSVGRIDPVQETEDYRAEVLQTAGADLDAAGLALLEEDLRSPCTEEVAVFRAFAKAVAEGTDRFVVLDTAPTGHTVLLLDAAMAYHREVTRQTNQMPESVENLLPRLRDPDFTRVLLVTLPEATPVHEAAGLQADLRRAEIEPFAWVVNQSLLPLAVSDSSLRRRQHLELRYVEEVQNELSQRIALIPWQIDPPTGVEGLSQLTAANHNQPHQPASS, from the coding sequence ATGGATCATTTGCAAAACGCGACGCGAAATTTGTTCTTTACTGGAAAAGGTGGCGTTGGCAAGACGTCGCTCGCTTCGGCGACAGCTGTCCAATTGGCCGAAAGCGGCCAACGGGTGCTGTTGGTTTCGACCGATCCGGCGTCGAATCTCGACGAGGTGTTGGGGACGGCGCTCGGCAACGAACCGACAGCCATCCCCGACGTCGCGAATCTGTACGGCATGAACATCGATCCCGAAGCCGCGGCCAACGCTTATCGCGAGCGGATGGTCGGTCCCTACCGAGGCGTGTTGCCCGATGCGGCGGTCAAGAGCATGGAGGAACAGTTCTCCGGATCCTGCACCGTCGAGATCGCAGCGTTTGATGAGTTCTCCAAATTGTTGGGCGATCCTTCGGCGACGGCGGAGTTCGATCATGTGATCTTCGACACCGCACCAACCGGGCACACCTTGCGTCTGCTGACTCTCCCGTCGGCCTGGTCGGGCTTCATGGAATCGAGCGTCTCGGGGACCTCGTGCCTGGGCCCGTTGGCTGGATTGCAAGCGCAACAAGCGATCTACAAACGGACGGTCGCCGCGCTCAGCGATGCCACCGCGACGACGTTGGTGCTGGTGACGCGTCCCGAAGCGTCGGCGTTCAACGAAGCTGCCCGCACGAGTGTCGAGCTGCGAAAGTTGGGCGTCTCGAACCAGCATCTGATCATCAACGGCCTGTTCCAATGCGAAGACGAATCGGGCAGCGACCCGATCGCGACCGCACTGCAGCGCCGCGGCGAAGCTGCCATCGCAGCGATGCCCGATACCGCCAAAGAACTGCCGCGAAGCATCGTGCCCTGGTCGTGGGCGGGGCTGATGGGAATCGAAGCGCTCCGCAATGTCGGCCGCCCGGCCGAGGCGGAAGTCGCGACCGATCAGAGCCCCGCGCCGATCGAGAGCTTCCCAGACGGGCTCGAATCGCTGTTGGACGATTTGGCCGCGCCAGGGCATGGCGTGATTTTGGCGATGGGCAAAGGGGGCGTTGGCAAAACGACAGTCGCATCGGCGGTCGCTGTCGCATTGGCTCAGCGCGGCTTGCAAGTTCACCTGTCGACGACCGATCCGGCGGCTCATGTGACGGCGATGCTGGCCGCGGACCAGTTGCCGGGGCTGAGCGTCGGCCGCATCGATCCCGTACAAGAGACTGAGGACTATCGAGCCGAGGTGCTGCAAACCGCCGGAGCCGACCTCGACGCCGCCGGACTCGCGTTGCTGGAAGAGGATCTGCGATCGCCCTGCACCGAGGAGGTTGCCGTCTTCCGAGCGTTCGCCAAAGCTGTCGCCGAAGGGACCGACCGGTTTGTCGTTTTGGATACCGCACCGACTGGGCACACGGTGCTGCTGCTGGATGCCGCGATGGCCTATCACCGCGAGGTCACTCGGCAGACCAACCAGATGCCCGAATCGGTCGAGAACCTGTTGCCACGGCTGCGCGATCCCGACTTCACCCGCGTGCTGTTGGTTACGTTGCCCGAAGCGACGCCGGTCCACGAAGCGGCAGGCCTGCAAGCCGACCTCCGCCGCGCCGAGATCGAACCGTTCGCCTGGGTCGTCAACCAAAGCCTGCTGCCGTTGGCGGTCAGCGACAGTTCGCTGCGGCGGCGCCAGCACCTGGAACTGCGGTATGTCGAAGAGGTGCAAAACGAACTGAGCCAACGGATCGCCTTGATCCCATGGCAAATCGATCCGCCCACCGGCGTCGAAGGACTCAGCCAGCTGACCGCCGCGAACCACAACCAACCCCATCAACCCGCATCCTCTTGA
- a CDS encoding FtsK/SpoIIIE family DNA translocase, with protein MAQPAAAPEEAPRSIRRDVAAIAIAALTTILAVSLFTFDPADPVEPPVWPLCSLYTPDALVFPENGRITNACGYWGAILAGSLLTGAGIGACLIVSVLGGTAISVLWKGGVSAPMMRSLGWTLVLLSLTTGASLSEMDLANMPLVGAGGYLGAMTSTWLRMHFASAGAWILTFTCLMFGMLMATDYILVYATSKVASTSAKTSVAGLRQVGKILPKKSLHAGHTQSDLDDSSYLDGDDADEPQPEPSVRIRGRKPETLKAAADVDAEHETSAGTEDEGAAAESEVSEEAVEAAEEPAAEPQTRELVVEDENVTLRLDPPHEEEPEQHELKVKTKQNRKPNTESLNDSMREQLPEGADDYLLPAVTLLDESDDICYDDQLVEVRRKARLLEQAFADFNLNVRVKEIETGPVIAQYEVELEKGLRLNKITGLADDLAIALRVPTVRIVAPIPGKNTVGVEVPNDTRQTVRLREVIEECSGSANKMNIPVFLGKDVSGNPLTVDLAKMPHLLIAGRTGTGKSVCLNSIITSILMTRRPDEVRMLMIDPKMVELSGYGRLPHLMHPVVTDMKKAEAILAWAVDKMEERYSLLAKVGVRHINGYNQLGREELERRFQPENEEEAANIPDHLPFIVIVADEMADLMMTSGKDAETHIIRLAQKSRAVGIHLILATQKPTVDVITGLIKSNLPARLSFQVASSSDSRVVLDANGADKLLGNGDMLFLWPGTSTMIRGQGTYLSDEEIDRVVDQCSMTEQNFVGELMNLKVKDEEGAAGGDEPTAALRRRDDLYESAIEVVLNEGRGSLSLLQRALGIGYGRAARMIDFMAEDGIVGQYNGAQAREVIITASQWEAMKNGAEQPVEPAKPAKSKPKRPRIAAPEPEWDDDEEAELEEEDVMEYDEQPEESWET; from the coding sequence ATGGCCCAGCCAGCCGCAGCCCCAGAAGAGGCACCGCGGAGTATTCGACGCGACGTTGCAGCGATAGCTATCGCTGCGCTCACGACGATCCTGGCCGTGTCGTTGTTCACGTTCGACCCCGCCGATCCGGTCGAACCGCCTGTCTGGCCTCTCTGTTCGCTTTACACCCCCGATGCGTTGGTCTTCCCCGAAAACGGACGGATCACCAACGCTTGTGGTTATTGGGGGGCGATCCTCGCCGGATCGCTGCTGACCGGTGCGGGGATCGGTGCCTGTTTGATCGTCTCAGTACTCGGCGGGACCGCGATCAGCGTGCTGTGGAAAGGGGGCGTTTCGGCCCCGATGATGCGTTCGCTGGGCTGGACTCTGGTTCTGTTGTCCCTGACGACCGGGGCATCGCTGTCGGAAATGGACCTCGCCAACATGCCTCTCGTTGGCGCCGGTGGCTATCTGGGTGCGATGACCAGCACTTGGTTGCGGATGCACTTTGCTTCGGCGGGTGCTTGGATTCTGACCTTCACCTGCCTGATGTTCGGGATGCTGATGGCAACCGATTACATCTTGGTCTATGCGACCAGCAAAGTGGCCAGCACCAGCGCCAAGACATCCGTTGCGGGGTTGCGTCAGGTGGGCAAGATCTTGCCGAAGAAGTCGCTGCATGCCGGGCACACCCAATCGGACCTCGACGATTCGAGCTATCTGGATGGGGACGATGCCGACGAACCGCAACCCGAACCAAGCGTGCGAATTCGCGGCCGCAAGCCGGAGACGCTGAAGGCGGCAGCCGACGTCGATGCGGAGCACGAGACGTCCGCGGGGACCGAAGACGAAGGTGCAGCGGCGGAGAGCGAGGTTTCCGAAGAGGCTGTGGAAGCGGCGGAAGAGCCAGCCGCGGAACCGCAGACTCGCGAATTGGTCGTCGAAGACGAGAACGTCACGCTACGGTTGGATCCGCCGCATGAAGAGGAGCCCGAGCAGCACGAACTGAAGGTCAAGACGAAGCAGAACCGCAAGCCCAACACCGAGTCGTTGAACGATTCGATGCGCGAGCAATTGCCCGAAGGGGCCGACGATTACCTGTTGCCCGCGGTGACGTTGTTGGATGAATCGGATGACATCTGTTACGACGATCAACTTGTCGAAGTCCGCCGCAAGGCCCGACTGTTGGAACAAGCCTTTGCCGACTTCAACCTGAACGTACGCGTCAAGGAGATCGAGACCGGTCCGGTGATCGCGCAATACGAAGTCGAACTGGAGAAGGGGCTGCGACTGAATAAGATCACCGGCTTGGCGGACGATCTGGCGATCGCGCTGCGTGTTCCCACGGTCCGAATCGTGGCACCGATCCCAGGCAAAAACACCGTCGGTGTCGAGGTTCCCAACGATACGCGGCAGACGGTGCGGTTGCGCGAAGTGATCGAAGAGTGCAGTGGTTCGGCGAACAAGATGAACATTCCGGTCTTCTTGGGCAAAGACGTCTCCGGCAACCCGTTGACCGTCGATCTGGCCAAGATGCCTCACCTGTTGATCGCCGGTCGAACTGGTACGGGTAAAAGTGTTTGTTTGAACTCGATCATCACATCGATCCTGATGACTCGCCGTCCCGATGAGGTGCGGATGTTGATGATCGATCCGAAGATGGTCGAATTGTCGGGATATGGCCGCTTGCCGCACCTGATGCACCCCGTTGTGACCGACATGAAAAAGGCGGAGGCGATTCTCGCCTGGGCTGTCGACAAGATGGAGGAACGGTATTCGTTGTTGGCCAAGGTCGGAGTCCGGCATATCAACGGATACAACCAGTTGGGACGCGAGGAATTGGAGCGACGATTCCAGCCCGAGAACGAAGAAGAGGCGGCGAACATCCCCGATCACCTGCCCTTTATCGTGATCGTCGCGGACGAAATGGCCGACTTGATGATGACCAGCGGCAAAGATGCCGAAACGCACATCATTCGACTGGCTCAGAAAAGCCGTGCTGTCGGTATCCACTTGATCCTCGCGACGCAAAAGCCGACCGTCGACGTAATCACCGGTCTGATCAAGAGTAACCTGCCGGCAAGGCTCTCGTTCCAGGTGGCTAGCAGCAGCGATAGCCGCGTTGTTCTCGATGCCAACGGTGCCGACAAACTGTTGGGCAACGGCGACATGTTGTTCCTGTGGCCCGGTACCAGCACGATGATCCGCGGTCAGGGAACCTACTTGAGCGATGAAGAGATCGATCGCGTCGTCGACCAGTGCAGCATGACCGAGCAGAACTTTGTCGGCGAGTTGATGAACCTGAAGGTCAAAGACGAAGAGGGGGCCGCTGGCGGCGACGAACCGACCGCCGCGCTGCGACGCCGCGACGATCTGTACGAAAGTGCGATCGAGGTCGTGCTCAACGAAGGGCGAGGCAGTCTGTCGCTACTGCAACGCGCCCTGGGGATCGGTTACGGCCGCGCTGCCCGGATGATCGACTTCATGGCCGAAGACGGAATCGTCGGCCAATACAACGGGGCTCAAGCTCGCGAAGTCATCATTACGGCGTCCCAGTGGGAAGCGATGAAAAACGGTGCGGAACAGCCCGTCGAACCGGCTAAGCCGGCGAAAAGCAAACCGAAACGACCGCGGATCGCCGCGCCGGAACCCGAATGGGACGACGACGAGGAAGCCGAACTGGAGGAAGAGGACGTGATGGAGTACGACGAACAGCCCGAAGAGAGCTGGGAAACCTAA
- a CDS encoding HdeD family acid-resistance protein: protein MSTTNDTPSPMENDNPILNMIGSNWWVLLLRGLLLIVLGLYALFSPGLTLLAWAFMIGCFLIADGVLAVVAGLAGWTESRGWTIFRGVVAIAAGVFAAGHPALIGAVAAMTVVLLIAAGSILSGILEIIVAIRERKAIEGEGWMILDGVFSILFGVVLALAPLFSASVLIRISGGFAILFGLVAIYCAFQFRKLKSL from the coding sequence ATGTCGACGACAAATGACACCCCATCGCCAATGGAAAATGACAATCCGATCTTGAATATGATCGGATCAAACTGGTGGGTGCTGCTGCTGCGCGGTCTGCTGTTGATCGTGCTGGGGCTCTACGCCCTGTTCAGTCCAGGGCTGACCCTGTTGGCTTGGGCCTTCATGATCGGTTGCTTCTTGATCGCCGATGGTGTTTTGGCAGTTGTCGCGGGGCTTGCCGGTTGGACCGAATCTCGGGGATGGACGATCTTTCGCGGCGTGGTGGCGATTGCGGCCGGTGTTTTTGCTGCGGGGCATCCAGCGCTGATCGGGGCCGTGGCGGCAATGACTGTCGTGCTGTTGATCGCAGCCGGATCGATTCTCAGCGGAATCCTGGAAATCATCGTCGCGATTCGCGAGCGGAAAGCGATTGAGGGTGAAGGGTGGATGATCCTCGATGGCGTCTTTTCGATTCTCTTTGGTGTGGTCCTCGCACTTGCTCCCCTCTTTTCCGCCAGCGTGCTGATCCGGATCAGCGGCGGTTTCGCGATCCTCTTTGGGCTTGTCGCAATTTACTGCGCCTTCCAGTTTCGGAAACTTAAGAGTCTCTAA
- a CDS encoding DUF1254 domain-containing protein, whose protein sequence is MKSRTTLAAALVLTTCGSVFAQKTPGYNEKIPVEIMTPDKVETSIGTLKFDDGIPDAETTQKLYDNLDTLRAVETFLNFIPATSIEGLRLGQIARGATECNQVLLFQDLLDSNPLFLTGNTDTVYCLGLLDLKKDGPTVVEVPPGCGPGTCDDAFFRFVIDMGIPGPDRGAGGKYLIVPPGYEGDVPKDKKEGGDYYVAHSRSYVNWVPLRGFLVDGKTDAAVKMFKEGVKIYPLSKSDNPPAMEFIDCSRADFNTVHANNFEFYNELNHVIQREPVDFIDPELRGIAASIGIVKGKEFAPDDRMKKILTDAVAIANGTARAIAFRNRDPRSKIYEGSQWTTGFIGDDYRWLDGNGLSGRDLDARTYFFYLATVNTPAMALKMVGKGSQYALAFVDKEGEPFDGSKNYKLHIPANAPAKNFWSVVVYDPQTRSELQTSRPFPSKNNKRDPLVENADGSVDLYFGPKAPEGKENNWIATEPSKGWFTVLRLYGPLEPWFDKTWRPGEVELVK, encoded by the coding sequence ATGAAAAGCAGAACAACGCTTGCGGCAGCCCTTGTCCTAACAACATGCGGTTCCGTTTTTGCCCAGAAAACGCCGGGCTACAACGAAAAGATCCCGGTCGAAATCATGACGCCCGACAAAGTCGAGACCAGCATCGGCACGCTCAAGTTCGACGATGGCATCCCCGATGCTGAAACAACGCAGAAGCTGTACGACAACCTCGACACGCTCCGCGCGGTCGAGACCTTCCTCAACTTTATTCCCGCCACTTCCATCGAAGGGCTTCGCCTGGGGCAGATCGCACGCGGCGCGACCGAGTGCAACCAGGTGCTCCTTTTCCAGGACTTGTTGGATTCCAATCCACTGTTCCTCACCGGCAACACCGACACCGTCTATTGCCTCGGCTTACTTGATTTGAAAAAGGACGGGCCGACCGTGGTCGAAGTCCCACCGGGTTGCGGACCGGGCACCTGTGATGATGCCTTCTTTCGCTTCGTCATCGACATGGGGATTCCCGGTCCCGATCGAGGTGCCGGAGGCAAGTATCTCATCGTTCCTCCCGGCTATGAAGGCGACGTGCCGAAGGACAAAAAGGAGGGAGGCGACTATTACGTCGCGCACTCTCGCAGCTATGTGAATTGGGTGCCTCTTCGTGGGTTCCTCGTCGACGGCAAGACCGACGCCGCAGTGAAGATGTTTAAGGAGGGAGTCAAAATCTACCCTCTGAGCAAGTCCGACAATCCTCCAGCGATGGAGTTTATCGACTGCTCGAGAGCCGATTTCAACACGGTTCACGCCAACAATTTCGAGTTCTACAACGAACTGAATCACGTCATCCAACGGGAGCCTGTCGACTTCATCGACCCGGAACTTCGTGGCATCGCCGCCTCGATCGGGATCGTCAAAGGGAAGGAATTCGCCCCGGACGATCGTATGAAGAAGATCCTGACCGACGCGGTCGCGATTGCTAACGGCACCGCCCGCGCGATCGCTTTCCGCAATCGCGATCCTCGCTCGAAGATCTACGAAGGCAGCCAATGGACGACCGGCTTTATCGGCGACGACTATCGCTGGCTCGATGGCAACGGTCTATCGGGCCGCGATCTCGATGCCCGCACCTACTTCTTCTACCTCGCCACGGTGAACACGCCTGCGATGGCCTTGAAGATGGTTGGCAAGGGCTCGCAATACGCGCTCGCATTCGTCGACAAGGAAGGCGAGCCTTTTGATGGTTCGAAAAACTACAAGCTTCATATTCCAGCGAACGCCCCGGCCAAGAACTTCTGGTCGGTCGTCGTTTACGATCCGCAGACGCGATCCGAACTGCAAACCAGCCGGCCCTTCCCCAGCAAGAACAACAAACGCGATCCACTCGTTGAGAACGCCGATGGCTCGGTCGATCTCTACTTTGGCCCCAAGGCCCCCGAGGGGAAGGAAAACAACTGGATCGCCACCGAGCCGAGCAAGGGCTGGTTCACCGTCCTCCGCCTGTATGGCCCACTGGAGCCATGGTTCGACAAAACCTGGCGTCCGGGGGAAGTCGAACTTGTGAAATAG
- a CDS encoding arsenate reductase ArsC — protein sequence MTTTAKKKILFLCTGNSCRSQMAEGWARHFHSDRLEIHSAGIEAHGLNPNAVAVMQEAGVDISNQSSKLVGTLAEVPLDMVITVCGHADENCPVFASQTQTVHVGFDDPPKLARDAATPEEAMDHFRRVRDEIRDFARDRLLKLVG from the coding sequence ATGACAACCACAGCAAAAAAGAAGATCCTGTTTTTGTGCACGGGTAATTCATGCCGCAGCCAGATGGCCGAAGGATGGGCGCGTCACTTTCATTCCGATCGATTGGAGATTCACTCCGCGGGAATCGAAGCGCACGGGCTGAACCCCAACGCGGTGGCGGTGATGCAGGAAGCGGGAGTCGACATTTCCAACCAGTCGTCGAAACTTGTCGGCACGCTGGCCGAAGTGCCCCTGGACATGGTGATCACCGTCTGCGGTCACGCCGACGAAAACTGCCCCGTCTTTGCGTCGCAGACGCAAACCGTGCATGTAGGTTTCGACGATCCGCCGAAGCTGGCTCGCGATGCCGCCACGCCGGAAGAGGCGATGGATCACTTCCGCCGGGTTCGCGATGAGATCCGCGACTTTGCTCGGGATCGTCTACTCAAACTGGTCGGCTAA
- the arsD gene encoding arsenite efflux transporter metallochaperone ArsD: MTTVTIYDKAMCCSTGVCGPQVDPVLPRFAADLDWLASQGHEVKRFNLSQNPTEFVANPMVQKMLAEAGVECLPLVIVDQQIVSRGEYPSRDNLAMWTGTPLKRPTSLPVTGGSGCCGDTGCC, from the coding sequence ATGACGACCGTGACGATTTATGACAAGGCGATGTGTTGTTCGACGGGAGTTTGCGGACCGCAGGTCGATCCCGTCCTGCCTCGCTTTGCCGCCGATCTAGACTGGTTGGCCAGCCAGGGACACGAGGTCAAGCGTTTCAACCTGTCGCAAAACCCAACCGAATTCGTCGCCAACCCGATGGTTCAAAAAATGCTTGCCGAAGCGGGCGTCGAATGCTTGCCATTGGTGATCGTCGACCAACAGATCGTCAGTCGCGGTGAATACCCATCGCGCGACAACCTGGCGATGTGGACCGGCACGCCGCTGAAACGCCCCACGTCGCTGCCGGTGACCGGCGGCAGTGGATGTTGCGGCGATACGGGTTGTTGTTAG
- a CDS encoding Dabb family protein, with protein MTQLPIEHTVTFQLSHPADSAAESDFLAAAAELASIPNVHNFQIRRQTSPKNSHRFGISMWFETAEHFAAYCDHPAHVEFVQERWLKEVADFQESDFEPLD; from the coding sequence ATGACCCAACTTCCCATCGAACACACCGTTACGTTCCAACTGTCCCATCCCGCCGACTCCGCCGCCGAGAGCGACTTTCTCGCCGCGGCAGCGGAACTCGCATCGATCCCCAACGTGCACAACTTTCAGATCCGCCGGCAGACGAGCCCCAAGAACTCGCACCGTTTTGGAATCTCGATGTGGTTCGAGACCGCGGAACACTTCGCTGCCTACTGCGATCATCCGGCGCACGTCGAGTTTGTCCAAGAACGCTGGCTCAAAGAAGTTGCCGACTTCCAAGAATCGGACTTCGAACCGTTGGATTGA
- a CDS encoding ArsR/SmtB family transcription factor gives MAKKSSVKQGCDSTPVKLAADASATDFAKLAWAIAHPARVQIVRLLIGRKACVCGDIVAQLPLAQSTVSQHLKILKESGLIQGEVDGPKVCYCINADRLARLKELVAGL, from the coding sequence ATGGCCAAAAAATCAAGTGTTAAACAAGGATGCGATTCGACGCCGGTAAAGCTGGCTGCGGATGCGTCGGCGACCGATTTTGCGAAGCTCGCGTGGGCGATCGCTCATCCGGCTCGCGTTCAAATCGTCCGCTTGTTGATTGGCCGCAAGGCGTGTGTTTGCGGCGACATCGTCGCGCAACTGCCCCTCGCCCAATCGACGGTCTCCCAACATCTGAAGATCTTGAAAGAGTCGGGGTTGATTCAAGGTGAAGTCGACGGGCCCAAGGTCTGTTACTGCATCAACGCCGACCGCCTGGCGCGACTGAAGGAATTGGTTGCCGGATTGTAA
- the tssK gene encoding type VI secretion system baseplate subunit TssK — protein sequence MVEGDRRLSRVAGSFLLPSGCRSMFVNAPVHWHEGMFLRPQHFQISERNIHDQIRDNVQWNRHFSWGLRRFRLDPAALANNRIVVSDLALRMRDGTLIAYPESGSLPELDLRQAMLGKQTLTLFAAIPKQEAAAAATSRYRVESLDLEDANSGQNPRPIQLRRLNVRLLSDADDHAGYATMPLARIRRADHAEGAPELDRTYIPPLLAVDAWATLEQEIVRPVFDRIGKKLDLVSNQVVSRGITFDSTSQGDRMILEQMRVMNEAYAELSVQAFTPGIHPLEIFRELLSFVGRMAVFTAGRRVPDLPKYDHDDLGLCFWTARRLVDSVLDAVIEAEYSERAFVGAGQRVQVALEPAWLEPGQRLFVAVASSLPTEQTRLLVEKRLDMKIGAGSTVDELYRLGRAGLQFSHHTDPPRCLPMRPGRVFFSIDPKTSADQWSAVERSLSLAVRFNENLIAGDVQNRQAIDVIIDGRPARLEFVLYVVPPSAV from the coding sequence ATGGTCGAAGGAGACCGAAGGCTTTCCAGAGTCGCTGGTTCCTTCCTCCTTCCCTCGGGCTGTAGATCGATGTTTGTTAACGCGCCGGTACATTGGCATGAAGGAATGTTTCTGAGACCTCAGCACTTCCAGATCTCCGAACGAAACATTCACGACCAGATCCGCGACAACGTCCAATGGAATCGCCACTTCAGTTGGGGCTTGCGACGCTTCCGACTCGACCCGGCAGCGCTCGCCAACAACCGGATTGTCGTGTCGGACCTGGCCCTGCGAATGCGCGACGGGACCTTGATCGCCTATCCCGAATCGGGCAGCCTGCCCGAACTGGACCTGCGGCAAGCGATGCTTGGCAAACAGACGCTGACCCTGTTTGCAGCGATTCCGAAACAGGAAGCTGCCGCCGCCGCAACGTCGCGATATCGCGTTGAATCGCTCGATTTGGAGGATGCGAATTCGGGACAGAATCCGCGCCCGATCCAGTTGCGCCGGTTGAACGTACGGTTGTTGTCCGACGCCGATGATCATGCCGGTTATGCGACGATGCCGTTGGCGCGCATCCGCCGTGCCGATCACGCCGAAGGAGCTCCCGAGCTGGACCGCACCTACATCCCGCCGCTGTTGGCGGTCGATGCCTGGGCGACGCTGGAGCAAGAGATCGTGCGGCCGGTATTCGATCGGATCGGCAAAAAGTTGGACCTGGTCTCCAACCAAGTTGTCTCCCGCGGGATCACGTTCGATTCGACATCGCAAGGGGATCGAATGATCCTGGAACAGATGCGAGTGATGAACGAAGCGTATGCCGAACTGAGCGTGCAGGCCTTCACGCCCGGGATCCATCCCCTGGAGATTTTCCGCGAATTGCTCAGCTTTGTCGGGCGGATGGCTGTCTTTACCGCCGGTCGCCGGGTCCCCGATCTGCCGAAGTACGATCACGACGACTTGGGATTGTGCTTCTGGACAGCACGGCGGTTGGTCGACAGCGTCTTGGATGCGGTGATCGAAGCCGAATACAGCGAGCGCGCCTTTGTCGGTGCCGGGCAACGCGTCCAGGTCGCGTTGGAACCGGCTTGGTTGGAACCGGGGCAACGCTTGTTCGTCGCCGTCGCGTCGTCGCTGCCTACCGAACAGACCCGTCTGTTGGTCGAAAAGCGGTTGGATATGAAGATTGGAGCGGGCAGCACCGTCGATGAATTGTATCGACTGGGGCGAGCCGGGCTGCAGTTCAGCCATCACACCGATCCGCCACGCTGCCTGCCAATGCGTCCCGGACGCGTTTTCTTCAGCATCGATCCGAAGACGTCGGCCGACCAATGGTCCGCTGTCGAACGGAGTCTCTCGTTGGCCGTTCGCTTCAACGAAAATCTAATCGCTGGAGACGTGCAAAACCGCCAAGCGATCGATGTGATTATCGATGGACGTCCGGCGAGGCTGGAATTTGTGCTGTATGTCGTCCCGCCGTCGGCGGTTTAA
- a CDS encoding DUF1593 domain-containing protein: MKTNLHCPTVLLAFLSVLAIGNNAALAASPPGGALQGDRPRLIVSTDIGGSDPDDFQSLVHLLLYVDVLDLEGIIASPPDAGRTKDIVEVIDAYGRDYANLKAHPEDYPAPDALRKIAKQGAHEKAPQKGWSQPTEGSRWIIERAHAVDKRPLWILVWGSITDVAQAIHDDPSIKEHIRLYSIGSWNTVQDPAARDYLFEHHKDLWWIESDATFRGMYMGGVQEGEWGNLRFVEQNVKGHGALGDLFFQKKRDIKMGDTPSLLYLLRGDANDPTAPHWGGAFVAPDHGKQYWTDNPDPGLSTANRAGAKTVSTWRRAYLEDWKQRMDRVTKP; this comes from the coding sequence TTGAAGACCAACCTCCACTGCCCGACCGTCTTGTTGGCGTTTCTATCCGTCCTCGCCATCGGTAACAATGCAGCGCTGGCAGCTTCCCCGCCGGGAGGCGCTCTGCAGGGCGATCGTCCGCGTTTGATCGTCTCGACCGACATTGGCGGTTCCGACCCGGACGACTTTCAATCGCTGGTCCATCTACTGTTGTACGTCGACGTTTTGGATTTGGAAGGTATCATCGCCTCGCCGCCCGACGCGGGGCGAACGAAGGACATCGTCGAAGTGATCGATGCTTATGGCCGGGATTACGCGAACCTCAAAGCCCATCCGGAAGACTATCCCGCTCCCGATGCGCTGCGGAAGATCGCGAAACAGGGGGCGCACGAAAAGGCACCGCAGAAAGGCTGGTCCCAACCGACCGAGGGCTCGCGATGGATCATCGAACGGGCGCATGCCGTCGACAAACGGCCGTTGTGGATTCTCGTCTGGGGAAGCATCACCGACGTGGCTCAGGCGATCCACGACGATCCTTCGATCAAAGAACACATACGCCTCTATTCGATCGGATCTTGGAATACGGTGCAGGACCCGGCGGCTCGCGACTACTTATTCGAGCATCACAAGGACTTGTGGTGGATCGAGAGTGACGCGACTTTCCGAGGCATGTACATGGGCGGCGTACAAGAGGGAGAGTGGGGCAACCTTCGATTCGTCGAACAGAACGTGAAGGGGCACGGCGCGCTCGGCGATCTCTTCTTCCAGAAGAAACGGGACATCAAGATGGGCGACACGCCGTCGCTGCTCTATTTGCTTCGCGGCGACGCCAACGATCCCACAGCGCCGCATTGGGGCGGCGCTTTCGTAGCGCCCGACCACGGCAAACAGTATTGGACCGACAACCCCGATCCAGGCCTGTCCACAGCCAACCGCGCCGGAGCCAAGACCGTCAGCACCTGGCGCCGCGCGTACCTTGAAGACTGGAAACAGCGGATGGATCGCGTGACGAAGCCCTAG